The Pseudodesulfovibrio cashew genomic sequence CATTAAGCAAGGGCTGCTCGTCGCCCCATACGGCTTTGAGACGACCCGGATCGAGTATGTCACCCTCTCGCTGGATCGCCCGGGAACCGACAACGACATGAACGCGTTCATCAACTGGCTCAAAGCGGAACTGTCCCTGCCGACGCACTGAAGCCCAAAAACAAAAAGGGCATCCTGTCCAATGGATACCCTTTTGCAATGCTTACGAAACCGGCACCAGCCGAACTAACGCCTCCACTCATCGGCTCTTGCGGTAGGCTCCGGGACCGGTGCCGAATTCCTGCTTGAACCTTCTGGAAAAGGATGCCGCAGAGGCATACCCGCATCGGTCGGCGATCTCCTCCAGGGAGGCGCTGGTGTCCGCAAGCAACGCTCGCCCCTTGAGCAGCCGCCACTTGGCCAGGTAATTGATCGGGGGCACTCCGACCAGTTTGGCGAACCTGTCGGCAAACCGTGCCCGGGACATGCCCGCAACGGAGGCCAGGGCCTCGATTGTCCAGCTCGCCCGGGGGTCGCGGTGAATGGCCGTCAGCGCCTTGGACATATTGGTGTCCTGCAACGCCGCCATAAATCCCGCAGGCTGATGAGTGTCGCCGCCGTCCGCTCCTCTGACCGCCTGCAGAAAAACGATCTCGATCAACCGGCTCAAGACCCCCGTCATGCCGGGAGCCTCCAGTTCCGCTTCCATGGCAAGCAGATCAAGCGTGGTTTTCGTGCACGGTTCTTTAGCAAGATCACGGGAGCGCAGCACGATTGATTTCGGCAGGGCCGTCAAAATCGGATGGTCAATCGCTTCATCGAAAACGCAGTAGCCGCACAGCAGGCTGACGCCCGGTGAATCGGCATCGCCGACCTGTTCCGCCACATAGCTCAGGTTTCCGTTTTCCAAAGGATTTTTGGCCAGCACGTCACCCAGCGACACGGCGGGGATTCCCTCCGCCGCTGCCAGCACCTGCGAAGCCCCGTCCGGAACGATGACGAGATCGCCCTCCTCCAATGCAATGCCCTGTTCTCCTGGGACGGCAACGAAACATTTCCCCGCGCGCACCAGGTGAAAACGAATGGTTCGCCTTTCCCGAGGCACTTCAATCGAATATCCGCCGCTCAACCGTGCCCGGAAGTACAGGGAGCTGTTCAGCCTGAGCGTCGAAAAAATTTCGGAGAGAACATCTGGTTTGTACATCGGCGGGTCCTTTGAGACTATCTGGTAAGAACTTGGGATGAACAGACAATGCTATCCGACGAGGCCAATGTCAAAGTGTCCGAAACCAAACAGGAGAGCAAACATTGACGATGGAAACAGCCCTTGCCCTCATGAGCTTCGCCCTGGTCATGTCCATTACGCCGGGCCCCGCGAATTTCCTCCTGCTCGCTTCCGGAGCGAATTTCGGTCTTGTTCGAACGCTACCGCTGCTCTTCGGAGTCAGCTTCGGTTTTCTCTTCATGGTTTTTCTCGTGGGCATCGGCCTGGGACATGTCCTGGAGCAGTACCCGGTCGTCCACACCACACTGCGATTTGCATGCGGAGCCTACGTGCTGTGGCTGGCCTATCAAATAGGGCGCAGCAGATCGCTCGGAGGAGACGGGGAACCAATGACGAACCCCATCGGCTTCATTAACGCCGCCCTGCTCCAGTGGGTCAACCCCAAGGCCTGGACGGTGGCGCTCATCGTGAACGTCTCCTACGCCTTTCCGGGCGCGCTGGTTCCCAGCCTCCTGAAAATGATACTGCTCTTTGCGATTGTAAACATACCTTCCATAGGGGTATGGGCTTTGTCGGGGTCGGCGCTTCGACGGCATCTCCGTAGCGGAAAACGGCTCGCCGTCTTCAACCTGGGCATGGCGTCGATGCTCGTGCTGTCCACGATCCCCATGCTTTTCACCACCTGACAACAAAATCGGAGGGACGCTCCATGCCTATACAGGTAGTTCAGCTGGGCACGGCTCGACATCAGGACGAAGGAATACGAATCGGAACCGTCAGGAGACCGCCGCGCGGGGTGAAAAAAACCGAGTACGCCAGCCAAAACTGGTATGACGTCTGGCTGCCGGAGGTTGCCCCCTCTCCCGAACTGATGAAGCTGGGCCAAAGCGCGGAGACCGAAAAGGAATGGGATATCTTCGCCAGGAAATACCGTAGGGAACTGGCAACGCCGGAAAAATCCCGAACCCTGGCCCTGTTGGCCGCATTCTCAACCACGAGCGACTTTTCCATAGGATGCTATTGCGCGGACCTGAGTCGTTGCCACGTCTCAGTGCTGCGCGAAATTCTGAAGGAGCAAGGAGCCTTGTTCAAGAACAGCGGAGAATGATCCGTAGCGCTCCGCATCGAATTCATACTGTCTTTCACTGCCGACACATCCCGCTGATGCATGCGTGAAGCGGGCTGACCCAGCACCGCCATATTGCCGCCTTCCTCCACCCCGCCCCCTCTCCATACGCCTTGACACGAGTATCTTTTTTAAAATAGTAACGCTAATGTGTTACTATTTTATTATTCGTGCTAATGACTGCCGGTTCTGAACAGTCCGGCCGTCAGCAAAGGAGGGTATCCGATGTCAGGATGCACACCCAAGTCCGCTCCGGCAGTGGTGCCGGCGGACCTGTCTTCAATCCACCCCAACAAGGAGGGAACGATGAAACTGATTGAAGGCGTGATGTACCAAACCAACGCGCCCAAGGGCATTGATCCGGACGAGATCTTTTTCGTTCAGGTCGACGCCACCAAGTGCGAGGCTTGCGGGAGTTGTGAGGAGGTCTGCGCCTCCGGGGCGATCCAGGCCATCAACGATGAGGGGACCCGTCAGGTTGTCGATCCCGCGGCCTGCATGAACTGCGGCCAGTGTCTGGTCAGCTGTCCCTACGGCGCCATCTATGAAGGCGTCTCCTACGTGGATGAGATCTTCGAGAAGCTCAAGGACCCGGACACCGTGGTCGTATCCATGCCCGCTCCGGCGGTCCGCTACGGCCTCGGCGAGTGCTTCGGAGCGGCTACCGGCACCTACGTCGGCGGACAGATGCACGCCGCCCTGCGCAAGCTCGGCTTCGACTACATCTGGGACAACGAGTTCACCGCGGACGTGACCATCATGGAGGAGGGCACCGAGCTCATCCAGCGCGTGCAGGAACAGGGCAAGAAGGACGCCCGCCCGCTGCCGCAGTTCACTTCCTGCTGCCCCGGCTGGGTCAAGTTCGCCGAGACCTTCTACCCTGACCTGCTGCCCAACCTCTCGAGCTGCAAGTCTCCCATCGGGATGCTCGGCCCCCTGTCCAAGACCTACGGTGCTCACGAAACGAAAACCGAACCCAAGAAGGTCTACACCGTGTCGATCATGCCCTGCATCGCCAAGAAGTACGAAGGACTCCGTCCCGAACTGGCGGACAGCGGCTTCCGCGACATCGATGCCACCATCAACACCCGCGAGCTGGCCTACATGATCAAGACCGCGGGCATCAACTTCAACAGCCTGCCCTCGCAGCAGCCCGACCCGATCCTGGGCGACTCCACCGGCGCGGCCACCATCTTCGGCAACAGCGGCGGCGTCATGGAAGCGGCCCTGCGCCTGGCATACGAAGTGCTGTCCGGCAAGAAGCTGGCTAACCCCGACATCAAGGTGGTGCGTACCCATGAGGGCATCAACACCGCCGACGTCAAGGTGCCCAACTTCGGCACGGTCAAGGTGGCTGTGGCCAGCGGCCTGGCGAACGCGGCCAAACTCTGCGACGAAGTCAGGGCCGGGAAATCCCCCTACCACTTCATCGAGATCATGACCTGCCCCGGCGGCTGCGTGAACGGCGGCGGACAGCCCCTGGACCCGGACGTCCGGGCCTCGCTGTTCAAGAGTACGGTGGCCCAGATCAACAGGCGCTTCCGTGCGCGCAAGGTTTCAGCCTAAGGAGAACGGAATATGAAAATGAACAGACGCGTCTTCATCAAGGCATGCGGCGTGATGGCCGGTTATGCAGTGCTCGGCGCCAACCTGACCAAGGAAGCCGTGGCGAGCACCATGGACTTTGTCGGTCTGCGGCAAACCTCCGTGTATACCGCCGATGCCAAGATATACAAGGTCAGGAAGTCGCAGGACAACCCCATGATCAAGAAGATCTACGACCATGAGCACGGGTTCCTGCACGAAGGCCCCTGCGGACACATGTCCCATCACCTGCTGCACACGCACTATAATGATCGCAGCGCCAGGTTGGCCGCTCTCAAGAACAAGGGCTTCAAGTTCAACCTGTAACTCCTGAAAGCTTCGACCTGCGGCGAGGATGATTCTGATCCTAGGGCCGAACGCTTCTTTCCCTCACCCCTCTCCCCCACACATTCCTGCTATTTCATCCGCGCGTTTGCTGACGCGCTTAGTATTACTATTTTTAAAAAGTTATACGTATTGTAAAATTTAATCTTGATTTGTACTACTCGTTTGCGTAATAGATTCCCCCAGAACACCTCCTACCGGAGAACATCTGCCTGCGGGAAGGGTACGCCTGAACCCCAGGGTGGAGCCATCTGGTTCTGCCCTTCCTTTCGCAGGCGGGAAAACCGAAAGCTCCATCCTATCCCCAGTAGCAGAGAGCCCGGGAGTGCTAACCCGGGCTCTTTTCCCTAATCGGAGGCCGCCATCAACAGGGAGGAAATAGGATTGCAGAAACGACTCGGCATCATCGGCATCATCATCAAGAACAGAAAAGAGGCGGCAGCCACCGTCAATACCATCCTGAGCGACCACGGCGAAATCATCGTGGGCAGGATGGGGCTGCCGTTCAGGGACAGGGGTGTGAGCATCATCGACCTGATCATCGAGGCCACCACCGATGAGGTTGGGGCCCTGACCGGCAAGCTCGGCATGCTTGACGGCGTACAGGTCAAGTCACTTTTGGTTTAACCATAGGGGGTTAGGAAGGATGAAAAAGGACAGCACGCTGGGCGAGGGCCTGGCCAACTTCGTGGACGAGGCAACTATTCGGGATGAGATGGCGCGGGCGGAGAATCCGTCCAAAGGCCTGATCAACGAGATCCTGCTCAAGGCCAGGGAGAAACAGGGCCTGGACCCGGACGAAGCCGCCGCCCTGCTCAAGAATACGGACAGGGAACTGGACGAGGCCATCTTCGAGACGGCCATCGCCATCAAGAAGGCCATCTACGGCAACCGCCTTGTGGTCTTTGCGCCGCTGTACATCACCAATGAGTGCGCCAACCAGTGCAAATACTGCGGGTTCAAGGCCACCAACAAGGAACTGGACCGCCGCACGCTCTCCCCGGAGGAAATCCGGCGGGAGGTGGAAGTGCTCGAGGACCTCGGGCACAAGCGGCTCCTGCTGGTCTACGGCGAGCACCCCACCCTGGGAGCCGACTGGATCGCGGAGACCGTGCGCGACGTCTACGCCGTGACCTCGGCCAAGAGCGGCGAAATCCGCAGGGTCAATATCAACTGCGCCCCCCTGGACGTGGAGGGCTTTCGCACGCTCCACGAGGTGGGCATCGGAACCTACCAGTGTTTCCAGGAGACCTACCACCGGCCCACCTATGAGAAGCTGCACATCGCCGGACGCAAGACGGACTTCCTGTGGCGGCTGCACGCCATGCACCGGGCTCAGGAGGCGGGCATCGACGATGTGGGCATGGGCGCGCTCTTCGGTCTCTATGACACGACCTACGAGGTCCTCGGCCTGCTCCACCACGCGCGGCAGTTGGAACGGGACTGGGGCGTGGGGCCGCACACCATCTCCTTCCCCAGGCTGGAGCCCGCCCTCAATGCCGATATCGCCTACAATCCGCCGTATCCGACCACGGACCACGAGTTCAAGAAGATCGTGGCCGTGCTCAGACTGGCCGTACCCTACACCGGCCTGATCCTGACCACCCGCGAGAACGCCGAGTTCCGCAGGGAGCTCCTTGAAGTGGGCGTTTCCCAGCTCTCGGGAGGCTCGCGCACCTATCCCGGAGCGTATGCCGACCCCGAATACGACCGTCCCGATGTGCAGCAGTTCTGCGTCGGGGACAGCCGCAGCCTGGACGAGGTCATCCAGTCCATTGCCGGGGACCACGGCTACGTGCCGTCCTGGTGTACTGCGTGCTACCGGCTGGGCCGCACCGGCGAACACTTCATGGAGCTGGCCAAGACCGGATTCATCCAGAAATTCTGCCTGCCCAACGGGCTGCTGACCTTCAAGGAATACCTGGAGGACTACGCCTCGGAAGAGACCCGGCGCATCGGCGAGGAGCTCATCCGGCGCGAAGTGGAGAACTATCCCGATCCCGACCGCAAGAGTCTGCTCACCGACCGGCTTGCCCGCATGGAAGCCGGAGAGCGGGACCTGTACCTTTAACCCTGGCCGAGGCGGCAATGGTGAATGGCAAACCGGAAGGAATCCGGATGGAACGCGACGGACTGGGCGAAATGCCCATTCCCGCCGACGTCTACTGGGGTACCCACACAGCGCGGGCCGTGCGCAACTTCCCCTTCTCCGGATATCGGCTTCATCCGGCCTTTGTATGCGCCTTTGCCCAGGTCAAGCAGGCCTGCGCCAGGACCAACGCGCTCCTCGGATACCTGCCCGGGGAGCGCGGCCCGGCGATCATGGACGCCTGCGCCGAGATGGCGGACGGCGCGCTCCACGACCAGATCGTGGTGGACGCCTTCCAGGGCGGGGCCGGGACCTCGACCAACATGAACTTCAACGAAGTCATCGCCTCCCGGGCCGCCGAACTCCTCGGCGGCCACCGGGGGGACAGGGATCTGGTCTCACCCCTGCGCCACGTGAACATGCACCAGTCCACCAACGACGCCTATCCCACCGCCCTGCGCGTGGCCGTGCTGAACATGCTGGCGGAACTGGAAAAGATCGTCTCGACCCTCCAGGAAACCCTTCAGGCCAAGGAGGCCGAGTTCCGTGACGTGGTCAAGGTGGGCAGAACCGAGCTGACCGACGCCGTGCCCATGACCCTGGGCATGACCTTCGGCGCCTTTGCCGAGGCCGTGGCCCGCGATCGCTGGCGGCTCTTCAAGTGCCGGGAGCGGCTGAAACGGGTCAACCTGGGCGGCACGGCCATCGGCACCGGTCTGGGCGCGCCGCGAGACTACGTGCTGGCCGTGGCCGGGCACCTGGCCGCGATCACGGGGCTGCCCGTGTCCCGCGCCGAGAACATGGTGGACGCCACCCAGAACGGCGACGTCTTTGCCGAGGTCTCGGGCATGCTCAAGGCGTGCGCGGCAAACCTGCTCAAGATCGCCTCGGACCTGCGCCTGCTCTCCAGCGGCCCGGATGCCGGGCTGGGAGAGATTGTCCTGCCAGCACTCCAGGCCGGGTCGTCCATCATGGCGGGCAAGGTCAACCCGGTCATGCCCGAGGCTGTGACACAGGCCGCCCTCCGGGTCATGGCCAACGACCAGATGATCGGCATGGCCGTGGGTATGGGACAGCTGGAGCTCAACCACCTCCTGCCGCTCATCACCCACTCCCTGATCGAATCCCTGGCCCTGCTCACTGCGTCCTGCCGGGGGTTGGCCGAAGACTGCGTACCGGAAATCCAAGCACGCCCGGAGCGATGCCGCACCCAGGTGGAGCGAAGCGGAGCCCTGGCCACGGTGCTGGTGCCTGTGCTGGGATACGAAGCGGTGGAACGGCTCGCAAAGGACGCGCGCCAAGAAGGCCGGACCGTTCCGGCCCAACTCGTGCTCTCGGGCATCGCTTCCGAGGAAACCGTCGACCGACTGTTCTCGCCCCGTCAACTGTGCAAGCTGGGCTTCACGCCCGGTGAATTCGAGGAGGTGAACACGCCATGAAGCTCGTGACCGCCATCGAGTCGTTGAACACGCCCGCCCTTTTCGCGGCCAGCCGCCGGAGGATCATCCTGCACGCTGCCGTATACGGAGCTTTTGCCCGCTCCAAGCCGCACCGCGAGGGACTCGAGGCCGCCCTGAACAGGCCTGAATTCAACCAGTTGGACATCATCGTCCTGGAGCCGGACAACGGGCAGGACTGGGTGCGCCCCTTTCTGGACGCCCTGCGCTTCGGCATATCTCCCCAGGCCGCGGACGACGAAGTGGAGCTGTCCCACCGGTTCATGACCGACCTGGCCCGCCGCTACCCGGACAAGGTGCGGCTGCACCCGGCCCGGCGGCTCCCCTGCCTGCCCGTGGTCATCGTGGACGACGACATCATTTTCGGCCAATACGCCCACGCGAACGTACACGCTCCCCAGGGATTCTGGGGCATGATCCGCGCGGACGTGCCGACCCTGCTCCAATGGACCATGGCGGGCAAGCCCCCGCCGCACGCGGACGACGAGGAAATCGCCGCCTTCCGGCTGGTCAACGAGTGCGCCAGGGCCATGTGCCTCTGCCGCGCCTTGTCTCCACTGCCCGCACGACAACTCGAACCCCGGGACCGCCCGGCCAACGGAACGCCATGAACACACCCGATATCCTCACCGCCCTGACCGGAGCGGACGACGCTTCCCTTTTTGCCCTCGCCGACGAGACCCGCCGCCGGGTCTTCGGCAAGGCCGTGTACATCCGCGCCATCGTGGAGTTCTCCAACGTCTGCGACAAGCACTGCCGGTACTGCGGGCTGCGCGCGGATAACCGCAGGCTCAACCGCTACCGCATGCGCGCCGACGACATCCTCGCCGCTGCAGACGCCGCCGTGGCCGAGGGAGCCGGGACTGTAGTCCTCCAGTCGGGCGACGACTTCTCCTACTCGGCGGAACTGGTGGGTGAACTGATCCGCGAAATAAAAGAGCGTCACGACGTGGCCGTGACCCTCTCCCTGGGAGACCGGAGCCTTGACGAATACGTGTACTGGCGCGCCTGCGGGGCCGACCGCTGCCTGATGAAACTGGAGACCACGGACCGCCATCTGTACAAGCAACTGCGCCGGGGGGAGGACTTCGGCGCACGGCTGCACCGTGTGGAGGAACTGCGTCGCATGGGATACGAGATCGGTTCGGGAGTCATCGCCGGGTTGCCCGGCACCACGCCCATGGACGCGCTGCGCGACATCCTGTTCCTGACCGACCTGGGTCTGGACATGATCGCGGTGGGGCCGTTCGTCCCCAACCCGGACACGCCCCTGTCGGGCATGACGCCGGGCTCGGTGGACCTCTCCTTCCGCATGACCGCGTTGCTGCGCATCCTCAACCCCGAAGCCAACATCCCGGCCACGTCGGCCCTGGACGCCCTGCGGCCCGGCAGCCGCGCCCTTGCCCTGACGCGGGGATGCAACGTGCTCATGCCGTCCCTGACCCCGGCTGACTATCGCGGCGACTACACCATCTATCCCGGCAAGAACGCGGGAAGCACCGAGGGCGCAGCGTCCCTGGCACCGGCCCGCAAGGCCATCGAGGAGAACGGCTTCGTCCCGTCGGCGTCCAAGGGATTCTCCCCGAGGAGGAGCCATGTCCGGTAAGGCACCGCGCGGAGTCAGGCTGGTCATCGCCCTGGCGGGCAGGCGCAACGCGGGCAAATCGTCCCTGATCAACGCCCTGACCGGCCAGGATACGGCCATAGTCTCGGACACCCCGGGCACCACCACGGACCCGGTGGCCAAGCACTATGAGTTGTTGCCCCTGGGACCAGTAACCTTTTACGACACCGCAGGTCTGGACGATGAGGGTGAGCTTGGCCGACTGCGCATCAAGGCCACGAAGAAAGTGCTCTTCCGCTGCGACGTGGCCGTGGTCGTCCTTGGTGAAGAGGGGCTGACCGACCACGAGCGCGGCCTGCTCGAGACCATCCGCGAGATGGGCGTCCCGTGCATCGTGGCCTGGAACAAGGCGGACCTGCGGCCTGAAGCCGCACCCCTGCCCGAGATTCCCGGTGCGCCCGTCCTCCATGTCTCGGCTGCGGACGGACAGGGCGTGGACCGACTCAAGGAGCGCATCATCGCCGCCGTTCCGCCCGAATACCGGCAGGAGCGGCTGATCCTCGGCGACCTGATCAACGAGGGGGACCAGGTGATCTGTGTGGTGCCCATAGACCTGGCAGCGCCCAAGGGGCGGCTGATCCTGCCCCAGGTGCAGGTCCTGCGCGAGATCCTGGACTGCGACGCCATGGGCACCGTGGTCAAGGAGCGGGAGATAGAGGCCGCGCTTTCCGGCTTGCGGCAAAAGCCCGCCCTGGTGGTCACTGACTCGCAGGTTGTCATGAGCGTGGCCGGAGACGTGCCTGACGACGTGCCGCTGACCACATTCT encodes the following:
- the hydE gene encoding [FeFe] hydrogenase H-cluster radical SAM maturase HydE, producing MNTPDILTALTGADDASLFALADETRRRVFGKAVYIRAIVEFSNVCDKHCRYCGLRADNRRLNRYRMRADDILAAADAAVAEGAGTVVLQSGDDFSYSAELVGELIREIKERHDVAVTLSLGDRSLDEYVYWRACGADRCLMKLETTDRHLYKQLRRGEDFGARLHRVEELRRMGYEIGSGVIAGLPGTTPMDALRDILFLTDLGLDMIAVGPFVPNPDTPLSGMTPGSVDLSFRMTALLRILNPEANIPATSALDALRPGSRALALTRGCNVLMPSLTPADYRGDYTIYPGKNAGSTEGAASLAPARKAIEENGFVPSASKGFSPRRSHVR
- a CDS encoding TM1266 family iron-only hydrogenase system putative regulator produces the protein MQKRLGIIGIIIKNRKEAAATVNTILSDHGEIIVGRMGLPFRDRGVSIIDLIIEATTDEVGALTGKLGMLDGVQVKSLLV
- a CDS encoding aspartate ammonia-lyase; the encoded protein is MERDGLGEMPIPADVYWGTHTARAVRNFPFSGYRLHPAFVCAFAQVKQACARTNALLGYLPGERGPAIMDACAEMADGALHDQIVVDAFQGGAGTSTNMNFNEVIASRAAELLGGHRGDRDLVSPLRHVNMHQSTNDAYPTALRVAVLNMLAELEKIVSTLQETLQAKEAEFRDVVKVGRTELTDAVPMTLGMTFGAFAEAVARDRWRLFKCRERLKRVNLGGTAIGTGLGAPRDYVLAVAGHLAAITGLPVSRAENMVDATQNGDVFAEVSGMLKACAANLLKIASDLRLLSSGPDAGLGEIVLPALQAGSSIMAGKVNPVMPEAVTQAALRVMANDQMIGMAVGMGQLELNHLLPLITHSLIESLALLTASCRGLAEDCVPEIQARPERCRTQVERSGALATVLVPVLGYEAVERLAKDARQEGRTVPAQLVLSGIASEETVDRLFSPRQLCKLGFTPGEFEEVNTP
- the hydG gene encoding [FeFe] hydrogenase H-cluster radical SAM maturase HydG, which produces MKKDSTLGEGLANFVDEATIRDEMARAENPSKGLINEILLKAREKQGLDPDEAAALLKNTDRELDEAIFETAIAIKKAIYGNRLVVFAPLYITNECANQCKYCGFKATNKELDRRTLSPEEIRREVEVLEDLGHKRLLLVYGEHPTLGADWIAETVRDVYAVTSAKSGEIRRVNINCAPLDVEGFRTLHEVGIGTYQCFQETYHRPTYEKLHIAGRKTDFLWRLHAMHRAQEAGIDDVGMGALFGLYDTTYEVLGLLHHARQLERDWGVGPHTISFPRLEPALNADIAYNPPYPTTDHEFKKIVAVLRLAVPYTGLILTTRENAEFRRELLEVGVSQLSGGSRTYPGAYADPEYDRPDVQQFCVGDSRSLDEVIQSIAGDHGYVPSWCTACYRLGRTGEHFMELAKTGFIQKFCLPNGLLTFKEYLEDYASEETRRIGEELIRREVENYPDPDRKSLLTDRLARMEAGERDLYL
- a CDS encoding [FeFe] hydrogenase, group A; this translates as MKLIEGVMYQTNAPKGIDPDEIFFVQVDATKCEACGSCEEVCASGAIQAINDEGTRQVVDPAACMNCGQCLVSCPYGAIYEGVSYVDEIFEKLKDPDTVVVSMPAPAVRYGLGECFGAATGTYVGGQMHAALRKLGFDYIWDNEFTADVTIMEEGTELIQRVQEQGKKDARPLPQFTSCCPGWVKFAETFYPDLLPNLSSCKSPIGMLGPLSKTYGAHETKTEPKKVYTVSIMPCIAKKYEGLRPELADSGFRDIDATINTRELAYMIKTAGINFNSLPSQQPDPILGDSTGAATIFGNSGGVMEAALRLAYEVLSGKKLANPDIKVVRTHEGINTADVKVPNFGTVKVAVASGLANAAKLCDEVRAGKSPYHFIEIMTCPGGCVNGGGQPLDPDVRASLFKSTVAQINRRFRARKVSA
- a CDS encoding iron hydrogenase small subunit gives rise to the protein MKMNRRVFIKACGVMAGYAVLGANLTKEAVASTMDFVGLRQTSVYTADAKIYKVRKSQDNPMIKKIYDHEHGFLHEGPCGHMSHHLLHTHYNDRSARLAALKNKGFKFNL
- a CDS encoding LysE family translocator; amino-acid sequence: METALALMSFALVMSITPGPANFLLLASGANFGLVRTLPLLFGVSFGFLFMVFLVGIGLGHVLEQYPVVHTTLRFACGAYVLWLAYQIGRSRSLGGDGEPMTNPIGFINAALLQWVNPKAWTVALIVNVSYAFPGALVPSLLKMILLFAIVNIPSIGVWALSGSALRRHLRSGKRLAVFNLGMASMLVLSTIPMLFTT
- a CDS encoding DUF488 domain-containing protein, yielding MPIQVVQLGTARHQDEGIRIGTVRRPPRGVKKTEYASQNWYDVWLPEVAPSPELMKLGQSAETEKEWDIFARKYRRELATPEKSRTLALLAAFSTTSDFSIGCYCADLSRCHVSVLREILKEQGALFKNSGE
- a CDS encoding AraC family transcriptional regulator, whose amino-acid sequence is MYKPDVLSEIFSTLRLNSSLYFRARLSGGYSIEVPRERRTIRFHLVRAGKCFVAVPGEQGIALEEGDLVIVPDGASQVLAAAEGIPAVSLGDVLAKNPLENGNLSYVAEQVGDADSPGVSLLCGYCVFDEAIDHPILTALPKSIVLRSRDLAKEPCTKTTLDLLAMEAELEAPGMTGVLSRLIEIVFLQAVRGADGGDTHQPAGFMAALQDTNMSKALTAIHRDPRASWTIEALASVAGMSRARFADRFAKLVGVPPINYLAKWRLLKGRALLADTSASLEEIADRCGYASAASFSRRFKQEFGTGPGAYRKSR
- the hydF gene encoding [FeFe] hydrogenase H-cluster maturation GTPase HydF; this encodes MSGKAPRGVRLVIALAGRRNAGKSSLINALTGQDTAIVSDTPGTTTDPVAKHYELLPLGPVTFYDTAGLDDEGELGRLRIKATKKVLFRCDVAVVVLGEEGLTDHERGLLETIREMGVPCIVAWNKADLRPEAAPLPEIPGAPVLHVSAADGQGVDRLKERIIAAVPPEYRQERLILGDLINEGDQVICVVPIDLAAPKGRLILPQVQVLREILDCDAMGTVVKEREIEAALSGLRQKPALVVTDSQVVMSVAGDVPDDVPLTTFSTLFARYKGDLDSLVEGASAIDRLQDGDTVLIGEACSHHNVADDIGRVKIPRWMSQYTGRDLNFEVYSGHDFPEDLERFALVVHCGACMLNRTEMLRRITECARRGLPVTNYGVAISKLQGVLDRVLRPFGMEESKF